A portion of the Ricinus communis isolate WT05 ecotype wild-type chromosome 10, ASM1957865v1, whole genome shotgun sequence genome contains these proteins:
- the LOC8270267 gene encoding umecyanin translates to MVIKTWAVAVAVVIAAASLGEKRVGAEVHHVVGEDRGWDPSTDVASWLAGRTFRVGDKLWFAYSASHGAIAELKTEEEYMSCDVSNPIKILTDGLDSILLDGEGIRYFVSSNLESCKKGLRLPVDVISQDAPDAPKIYTSESSALTAAAAGPTPSSSGRISASFVLLVAGFWLSYMLM, encoded by the exons ATGGTGATCAAAACATGGGCAGTGGCAGTAGCTGTGGTTATAGCTGCAGCGAGTCTAGGTGAGAAACGGGTTGGAGCAGAGGTGCACCATGTGGTCGGAGAAGACCGTGGCTGGGATCCTTCTACGGACGTAGCTTCTTGGTTGGCCGGCAGAACTTTTAGGGTCGGAGACAAACTCT GGTTTGCATACTCGGCTTCACATGGGGCAATAGCTGAACTAAAGACCGAGGAGGAGTATATGTCGTGTGATGTGAGCAATCCAATCAAGATCTTAACGGACGGCCTGGATAGCATTTTGCTCGATGGGGAAGGGATTCGGTACTTCGTGAGCAGCAACTTGGAGAGCTGTAAGAAAGGACTAAGGCTACCAGTGGACGTGATATCTCAAGATGCACCCGATGCGCCAAAAATCTACACATCAGAGAGCTCAGCATTaactgctgctgctgctgggCCTACCCCGTCTAGTTCAGGCCGTATTAGTGCTTCTTTTGTATTATTGGTGGCTGGTTTTTGGCTATCTTACATGCTCATGTAG